The Synchiropus splendidus isolate RoL2022-P1 chromosome 1, RoL_Sspl_1.0, whole genome shotgun sequence genome includes a window with the following:
- the bloc1s2 gene encoding biogenesis of lysosome-related organelles complex 1 subunit 2 has translation MAATGDDASAMDSISRSPAAFSTPLAAGSQGDSAEDAADILACAPKKPGDGGVETAEEATEPAEPDINELCTDMFEKMGIFLQGELTATCEDYRLLENMNKLTSLKYMEMKDISINISRNLQDLNNKYASLQPYLDQINQIEEQVSSLEQAAYKLDAYSKKLEARFKKLEKR, from the exons atggcTGCTACCGGGGACGACGCTTCTGCGATGGACAGCATCTCCAGATCTCCTGCTGCATTTTCTACACCTTTGGCTGCAGGAAGCCAGGGGGATTCTGCGGAGGATGCTGCCGACATTCTGGCGTGTGCTCCCAAAAAGCCAG GTGATGGTGGTGTGGAGACCGCTGAGGAGGCAACAGAACCGGCAGAGCCTGACATAAATGAGCTGTGCACAGATATGTTTGAAAAGATGGGGATTTTCCTACAAGGGGAACTAACAG CAACTTGTGAAGATTATCGGCTTTTGGAAAACATGAACAAGCTTACCAGCCTGAAATACATGGAAATGAAAGATATCAGCATCAACATCAGCCGAAACCTACAAGATCTTAATAATAAAT ATGCCAGCCTCCAGCCATATTTGGACCAAATAAATCAAATTGAAGAGCAAGTTTCTTCTCTTGAACAAGCAGCTTACAAACTGGATGCATACTCAAAAAAGCTGG AAGCAAGATTTAAAAAACTGGAGAAgcgatga